CCATGAACGGCTGGGCAATAAGGCACTGGCATTGAAATTTTACAACAAGACCGTGCATGAAGATCCGCTGCTGGACAAAGGCTGGATCGCAATCACCGACTTTTACGTACGCCAGAAAAATTTCCAGAAAGCGTTGTTCTACGTCAATAAGGCACTGAATATCGACAACCAGAATCGCCTGTACTGGAAGCGTTACGCCACAATCAACAGGGAAATGAACTTCTTTGAAGAGGCAGAATTCGGGTACCGGAAAGCAGTTGAATTTGGCGATACCGAGCTGGACACCTGGCTGTTTTGGGTAGACATACTGCAGTTCCTTGGCGAATTTGAGACTGCTATTGATACGTTGTTGCAGGCTTCGGAGTATTTCACCGACTCTTATGAAGTGGAATACCGCCTCGCCGGATTGTATTTTATGTTGCATGAGGACACCAAAGGTAAATTCCACATCGCAAACGCCTTGCGCCACAGCTTCGAAAATCATGTCATGCTTGAGGAGCTTTTCCCGGTGATCTGGACGCGGAAAATCGTGCAGAATGCCATCAACAAATACAGAAAATAATATTTTTATACATTGAGAACTATTCTTTGGTGAATCCTTAGCCAAAGGATAGTTTTTTTATAGCCCATCACCATGTCAGATTTCAGGCAGTTCGGCCTTATTGGCCGGAACATCGATTACTCGTTTTCAAAATCCTATTTTACGGAAAAGTTCCTCAGCGAAGGCCTCGAGGGCAACACGTATCAAAACTTCGACATCCCTGACATTACAGATTTCCAGGATGTCATTGAAAACAACCCGGACCTGAGCGGACTCAATGTCACGATACCTTACAAATCATCGGTTATTCCATTCCTTGATAAATTGTCGAAAAAGGCCAATGCCATCGGTGCCGTCAATACGATAAAATTTACCAAAAAAGGGAAACTCAAGGGGTACAACACCGATTGGTACGGATTCACCAAGTCCATCGAACCGCTGCTAAAACCCGAACATCAAAAGGCCCTGATCCTGGGCACCGGAGGCGCTGCAAAAGCGGTCTCGTTTGCTTTGGAAAATCTCGGCATCGGGCATGTATTTGTATCCCGCAACGAAGGCCCGAATACCATAACTTATGAACAAGTATCGCCTTATATGATGGGCGAATACCTGCTTGTAATCCATTGCACGCCATTGGGCACCAGCCCTGAAGTGGATAAGTATCCTAACATACCGTATGATTGTTTCACGCCCTCGCATATCGCTTACGACCTGATTTACAACCCCTCCGAAACGACATTTCTCAGGAAAGCGGCCGCGTTCGGGGCGGTGACCAAAAATGGTTATGACATGTTGGTTTTCCAGGCGGAGAAAGCATGGGAAATCTGGAATTCGTGATCCGGCCTGAGTTTGTTTGCCTGTAAGAATTTGATTAAATGTAGGGCCTGAGGCTTTTATATCAAGGTTTTTCTTTGAATTTTGAACTGCCTTTACTACCTTACGCCCTCAAAAATTACGAACGTTATACATTTTAAAAAATGTTAGAAGAAAAGAATGACAACCTGCACGAAGCAGACGGAAGCACAGCGGATCAAAATCAGGAAAATGCCATAAAAAATGACGGCTCGCCTGAAACGACTGAGGATGTAGTTACACCACAGACGGAAGAACCGTTAGGGGAGGCGATTGTGGCTGAGCATGAAAATGGGGAATTGCAGGAAGAAGAGCCGGTAGATTATGACCGTGGGCTTGACACCAATGCCAGGTACGAAGCGCCTGCAAATGCTGTTTCATCTGAGAAAGCTGCCGATCCTGAACAGCCTGAAACAAACCAGGAAAACGCAGATGCGCAGCAAAATACCCTTGAAGAGGCTATTATGGCCGAACATGAAAACGGCGAATCGGTTGCAGACGAACCTATGATTGCTGCTGAGGAAGACAATGAGGCTGCCCGCGCCGAACAGGAGATGGTGGCTGAAACCCAGGCTGAACCGGCACCTGAAGCCGATTCAGATCAGGCTGCCGTGGCCGCGATTGCACAGACCAATGCTGAAGAAGGCGAAGACGAAACCTTAGCGGCACGCCACGATATCCCGATGGAGGATTATGAGGCAATGCCTATGGACAGGCTGGTTTCCGAACTTGACAAACTCGTAGCCGTTGAAAAGGTCATGTCGGTGAAAGACCATGTTGAGCAGGTAAAAACTGCATTCCTTTCAAAATACAATCATTTCATAGACGAGAAAAAAGAAGAATTTCTTGCCGAAAACCCGGACACGACGGAAGAATTCCATTACCACTATCCGTTGAAGGCAAAGTTTGACACACTGTACAATCAGTTCCGTGACAAGCGCAATGTCCATTTCAAGAGCCTGCAGAATAACCTGCAGGAAAATCTTGAAAAAAGGCTGGCTATAGTCAATGAGCTTAAGGAACTCATCAATGCGCAGGAAAATATCAAGGACACACTCAAGCATTTCAACGAGTTGCGCGAGCGCTGGAAAAATGCAGGTCCGATACCGAAAGATAAATACAACCACGTTTGGAACAATTATCATTTCCACCTTGAAAATTTCTACGATTACCTGCATTTGGACCGCGATGCACGCGATCTTGACTTTAAGCACAACCTGACACAGAAGCTTAAAATCATTGCACGTGCTGAAGAATTGGTCAACGAGCCGGATGTGAACAAGGCGTTCCGCGAGCTGCAGGACCTGCATAAAATCTGGAAAGAGGACATCGGGCCGGTCTCTAAAGATTACCGAGAGGAAGTCTGGAACCGTTTTTCCGCATTGACCAAGCAAATGCACGACAAGCGCGAACTGATTTTTGAAAGCCAGCGTGAACGCGAAAACCAAAACCTGGAAAAGAAAAAGGAAATCATCGGTAAAATTGAAGCATTGGCGCAGGAAAAAATGTCAGCGCATGCATCATGGCAGGGACAGGTTGAAAAAGTTGAGGCGTTGCGCAACGAGTT
The nucleotide sequence above comes from Flavobacterium magnum. Encoded proteins:
- a CDS encoding DUF349 domain-containing protein, translated to MVAETQAEPAPEADSDQAAVAAIAQTNAEEGEDETLAARHDIPMEDYEAMPMDRLVSELDKLVAVEKVMSVKDHVEQVKTAFLSKYNHFIDEKKEEFLAENPDTTEEFHYHYPLKAKFDTLYNQFRDKRNVHFKSLQNNLQENLEKRLAIVNELKELINAQENIKDTLKHFNELRERWKNAGPIPKDKYNHVWNNYHFHLENFYDYLHLDRDARDLDFKHNLTQKLKIIARAEELVNEPDVNKAFRELQDLHKIWKEDIGPVSKDYREEVWNRFSALTKQMHDKRELIFESQRERENQNLEKKKEIIGKIEALAQEKMSAHASWQGQVEKVEALRNEFFSAGKVPSEVNEETWSAFKTAVRNFNALKNSFYKDIKKDQNDNLNKKQALVERAKALQESEDFASTTPIMKQIQEEWKQVGHVPRKYSDKIWKEFKDACNRYFERLKAQRNEANEEEMEAFEKKKAYVESMKDFEFTGNHKTDLDAIKTHIETWKTLGKVPFSRKHIDGKFNKVLDGLFEKLSLSKKDTDMMRFANKVEQLSESNDTRKIDNEKIFLMRKIEEVQSEIFQLENNIQFFTNTKNAKKENSIVLEVRKNIEKHKEELSVLKDKLKKVRSLNQE
- a CDS encoding shikimate dehydrogenase family protein is translated as MSDFRQFGLIGRNIDYSFSKSYFTEKFLSEGLEGNTYQNFDIPDITDFQDVIENNPDLSGLNVTIPYKSSVIPFLDKLSKKANAIGAVNTIKFTKKGKLKGYNTDWYGFTKSIEPLLKPEHQKALILGTGGAAKAVSFALENLGIGHVFVSRNEGPNTITYEQVSPYMMGEYLLVIHCTPLGTSPEVDKYPNIPYDCFTPSHIAYDLIYNPSETTFLRKAAAFGAVTKNGYDMLVFQAEKAWEIWNS